In Dioscorea cayenensis subsp. rotundata cultivar TDr96_F1 unplaced genomic scaffold, TDr96_F1_v2_PseudoChromosome.rev07_lg8_w22 25.fasta BLBR01001098.1, whole genome shotgun sequence, one DNA window encodes the following:
- the LOC120255596 gene encoding receptor-like protein EIX2 translates to MDCLSLFVFLASLVVSAFPPCYVHGIISCIETERIALLSIKAGINQSDDQSLFSSWTGHDCCKWQGVSCNHESRHVIKLDLQQHPSNDISDYYDLPPSKLNSSLIQLHQLKHLDLSMNNFDDSPIPDFIGSFSNLEYLNLSNAGFSGAIPHTFGNLSFLRYLDLSSNYNLQPNDLHWLSGMTSLHHLDLSGGNLSNVHGWLHDINSVLPSLRVLKLSNAKLQGGGIYATTDLPHYLNFTSLRVLDLSFNSDLNITLFQWLFNLTNLIHLDLSGCALYGKLPVTVGNLSRLRVLSLSFNFFYGVIPESFGNLGSLEKLDLSWNKFIGGIPESLSNLTNLEYFDLSHNKIGKLPKSIGRMQKLVYFDLAYNNIGKLPNSIGRLQNLEIFDVSRNQVQGLMPASIRDLRNMQYLDLSQNMISGPIPESFGNLTLLQYLYLSENAISGMLPESFGNLSQLLWLTMQANGINGTLPKGMGKLCKLQTLDLTGNMISGGIDDFVDGLSKYRENKYGSASESSVGLKTLRMGNNMLNGAIPENIGKLSKLFELNLSSNYLMGVLTESHFANLVNLKYLDLSYNSLQLNVSENWKPPFECLQIRMCSIKVGSVFPTWLKTQTYLSDLCLSDAGISGNIPAWFGYLSPSYSYFLNLSNNNLEGRLPTSLKNYTFYSIDLSSNRFEGPLPELDPSPLLVIYLNNNSFSGSIPSYFTNATYIQVFSVSDNLISGNIPSFFCNLTSLELLDISNNDMSGRLPNCWNPTSALEIINLSDNNFIGKIPAGLVSLTNLRSLHLRNNSFSGGLPLSLKMAKKLVTLDIGDNKLSGSIPSWIGENLSSLIVLRLRSNLFQGIIPEQLSKLSSLQILDLAHNNLSGCIPHSFGDFKAMVVTNHTQWWSLFSILSVAEPLFPPGSNGGHNSFAYSESLLISAKGLQMEYSKVLSLVTSIDISNNKLSCELPKELTKLHGLHFLNLAYNHFNGKIPENISEMKQLESLDLSWNNLIGTIPSSMSTLNFLAHLNLSHNNLSGKIPSGSQLQTFDSSAYNWNHNLCGSPLQDCANETHYSQGANKEEGKREWLEMLWLYVGLAMGFITGFWVIIGTIIIKQTIRIAYFRSIDKAYDWLYVKMVMYSRRFKSTFSKRN, encoded by the coding sequence ATGGATTGTCtctcattgtttgtttttcttgctAGCCTTGTTGTCTCAGCATTCCCTCCATGTTATGTTCATGGTATAATTAGCTGCATTGAAACTGAAAGGATAGCGCTTCTCAGCATCAAAGCAGGCATTAATCAGAGCGACGACCAAAGCTTGTTCTCTTCTTGGACTGGCCATGACTGTTGCAAATGGCAAGGCGTGAGCTGCAATCATGAATCCCGGCATGTCATCAAGCTTGATCTCCAACAGCACCCATCTAATGATATCTCTGATTATTATGACTTGCCACCAAGTAAGTTGAACTCTTCTCTCATTCAGCTTCATCAATTAAAGCACTTGGATTTGAGCATGAACAACTTCGATGACTCCCCCATCCCAGACTTCATTGGCTctttttccaaccttgaatacctTAATCTCTCCAATGCCGGATTCAGTGGTGCCATTCCTCATACCTTTGGAAACCTATCATTCTTGCGTTATCTTGATCTTAGCTCAAATTATAATCTACAACCCAATGACCTCCACTGGCTCTCTGGAATGACTTCTTTGCATCATCTTGATTTGAGTGGAGGGAACCTTTCCAACGTGCATGGTTGGCTTCATGACATTAACAGTGTGCTCCCCTCTCTACGTGTGTTGAAACTTTCTAATGCTAAACTTCAAGGTGGTGGCATTTATGCTACTACTGATCTGCCTCATTATCTCAACTTCACATCTCTTCGTGTGCTTGATCTTTCTTTCAATTCTGACCTGAACATCACTCTGTTTCAATGGTTGTTCAATCTCACTAACCTTATTCATCTTGATCTCTCTGGTTGTGCTCTGTATGGCAAGTTACCAGTCACAGTAGGTAACTTGAGTCGCTTGAGAGTCTTGAGCTTGtcctttaactttttttatggaGTGATTCCAGAGTCCTTTGGAAATCTCGGTAGCTTGGAGAAACTTGATTTGTCATGGAATAAATTCATTGGAGGCATTCCAGAATCTCTTAGCAATCTTACAAATTTAGAGTACTTTGATTTGTCTCATAATAAGATTGGAAAGTTGCCAAAGAGCATTGGGAGGATGCAGAAGTTGGTGTACTTTGATTTGGCTTATAATAACATTGGAAAGCTGCCAAACAGCATAGGGAGGCTGCAGAATTTGGAGATTTTTGATGTATCCAGAAACCAGGTTCAGGGATTGATGCCTGCAAGCATTAGGGATCTAAGAAACATGCAATACTTGGATTTGTCACAGAATATGATCAGTGGACCAATTCCTGAATCCTTTGGCAATCTCACACTTTTGCAGTATCTATATTTGTCTGAAAATGCAATAAGTGGAATGTTACCAGAGAGTTTTGGAAATCTTAGCCAATTGTTGTGGTTGACAATGCAGGCCAATGGCATCAATGGAACATTGCCAAAAGGCATGGGGAAATTATGCAAGTTACAGACCTTGGATTTAACTGGCAATATGATCAGTGGAGGCATAGATGATTTTGTTGATGGACTGTCTAAATACAGGGAGAACAAGTATGGTTCTGCTTCAGAAAGTAGTGTGGGTCTAAAAACATTGCGTATGGGAAACAACATGCTGAATGGAGCAATTCCAGAGAACATAGGCAAATTATCTAAACTGTTTGAACTGAATCTCTCTTCAAATTATTTGATGGGTGTCTTAACTGAATCTCATTTTGCTAATCTTGTAAACTTGAAATATTTGGACTTATCCTACAACTCGTTGCAATTGAATGTAAGTGAGAATTGGAAGCCTCCTTTTGAATGCTTGCAGATCAGAATGTGTTCTATCAAGGTAGGCTCAGTGTTTCCCACTTGGCTAAAAACTCAGACATATTTGAGTGACCTTTGCTTATCAGATGCTGGAATTTCAGGCAACATCCCTGCATGGTTTGGATATCTAAGTCCCTCTTATAGCTATTTTCTCAATCTATCAAATAACAATTTGGAGGGGAGGCTACCAACTTCTTTGAAAAATTACACTTTCTACAGCATAGATTTGAGTTCAAACAGATTTGAAGGCCCATTACCTGAGCTTGATCCCTCCCCTTTGCTTGTTATCTATCTCAACAACAACTCATTCTCTGGGTCTATTCCTTCATACTTTACTAATGCTACTTATATTCAAGTTTTCTCTGTATCTGACAATCTTATCAGTGGCAATATTCCGTCGTTCTTCTGTAACCTTACTAGCTTGGAATTGCTTGATATATCTAATAATGATATGTCTGGAAGACTTCCCAATTGCTGGAATCCAACATCAGCATtggaaattattaatttatctgaCAATAATTTCATTGGTAAAATTCCTGCTGGCCTTGTGTCCCTGACCAATCTCCGATCCTTACATTTGAGAAACAATAGCTTCTCTGGAGGTCTCCCCTTGTCCTTGAAAATGGCCAAAAAGTTGGTCACTCTTGACATTGGTGACAACAAACTCTCAGGTAGCATACCATCATGGATTGGAGAAAACCTTTCATCTTTAATAGTGCTTCGCTTAAGATCAAATTTATTCCAGGGCATCATTCCAGAGCAATTATCAAAACTCTCCTCTCTTCAGATCCTTGACCTTGCACACAACAACCTATCAGGTTGCATTCCTCATTCTTTTGGAGATTTCAAAGCCATGGTAGTCACAAACCACACTCAATGGTGGTCTTTGTTCTCTATTTTGAGTGTTGCCGAGCCTTTATTTCCCCCTGGCAGCAATGGTGGTCATAATAGCTTTGCGTACTCAGAATCTCTCTTAATAAGTGCAAAGGGTCTTCAAATGGAATACTCCAAGGTTCTATCATTAGTCACAAGCATAGACATATCAAACAATAAGCTTTCCTGCGAGTTGCCTAAAGAACTGACCAAACTGCATGGACTGCATTTCTTGAATCTTGCTTACAACCATTTCAATGGAAAGATACCAGAAAACATCAGTGAAATGAAACAGCTGGAATCCCTTGATCTATCATGGAACAATTTAATTGGTACCATTCCTTCAAGCATGTCTACTTTGAACTTCTTGGCCCatttgaacctttcccacaacAATTTGTCAGGAAAAATTCCATCAGGCAGCCAACTTCAGACTTTCGATTCATCAGCTTACAATTGGAATCATAATCTTTGTGGATCACCTCTTCAGGATTGTGCTAATGAGACACATTATTCCCAAGGTGCAAACaaggaagaaggaaaaagagaatGGTTAGAGATGTTATGGCTTTACGTAGGCCTTGCAATGGGATTCATTACTGGCTTTTGGGTAATCATTGGCACCATTATTATCAAGCAAACCATAAGGATTGCTTATTTCAGATCCATTGACAAAGCATATGATTGGCTATATGTGAAGATGGTTATGTACTCCCGGAGATTCAAATCAACTTTCTCAAAGAGGAACTAA